A single window of Chitinivibrio alkaliphilus ACht1 DNA harbors:
- a CDS encoding class I SAM-dependent RNA methyltransferase: protein MADFVSEGKLTCEKMIFGGLGLCRTAAGVVFVSGLLPGETALCRYLRTQGGIPVYESVVPVEHPSDHRVAPFCPYFGVCGGCDWQHIHPAAQARFKKDIFEDLLRRVGGCNTFPEIEVITGPDRHYRMRCQLNLSPQGEGMGFYQKQSRQVVQITSCPLLTPSLSQLLEHQGAILQRITNPPRRVMCLDTGRAVLSSPPLANWSSASGSLFTDAGEVELRGTDFFQGNRYLYSALAQWKADSLGGNSLLDLFGGTGLFALHHGHRYDKVCLVESSKTMARRAQENMYRAGIHHGQACGMSAERFFSTAQRGEYSTVIVDPPRPGLSRTVRQGLIRLAPEHILYVSCNPSTQVRDVRFLRSRGYELTACAFFDMYPHTAHLETAVVLKRG, encoded by the coding sequence ATGGCCGATTTCGTCTCCGAGGGTAAGCTCACCTGTGAAAAGATGATCTTCGGCGGCTTGGGGTTATGTCGTACCGCTGCGGGGGTTGTGTTTGTTTCGGGGCTGCTTCCCGGAGAGACAGCTTTATGCCGATATCTTCGTACACAGGGCGGTATTCCAGTCTATGAGAGTGTTGTTCCTGTAGAACACCCTTCAGATCATCGCGTTGCTCCCTTTTGTCCCTATTTTGGAGTGTGCGGTGGCTGTGATTGGCAACATATACACCCTGCGGCTCAGGCGAGATTTAAGAAAGACATTTTTGAAGATCTGCTTCGGCGCGTAGGTGGGTGCAACACCTTTCCTGAAATAGAGGTTATCACAGGGCCGGACCGCCATTATCGCATGCGGTGTCAGTTGAATCTCTCTCCGCAGGGAGAGGGAATGGGGTTCTATCAAAAACAGAGTCGGCAGGTGGTACAGATTACTTCCTGCCCGCTTCTCACTCCCTCCCTTTCGCAACTTCTCGAACATCAGGGGGCTATTCTGCAGAGGATTACGAATCCGCCCCGCAGAGTTATGTGTCTTGATACAGGCAGGGCAGTGCTCTCTTCTCCTCCCCTTGCAAACTGGTCATCTGCCTCCGGCTCTCTTTTTACCGACGCTGGAGAGGTGGAGCTACGGGGTACTGATTTTTTTCAAGGTAATAGATATCTCTATTCTGCCTTGGCACAGTGGAAGGCAGATTCCCTGGGAGGGAACTCTCTTCTCGATCTTTTTGGCGGGACGGGACTGTTTGCGCTCCATCATGGGCATCGCTATGATAAGGTATGTCTTGTGGAGTCATCAAAGACCATGGCACGGCGCGCACAGGAAAATATGTATCGAGCAGGAATACATCATGGCCAGGCCTGTGGTATGTCAGCGGAGCGCTTTTTTTCCACGGCACAGAGAGGAGAATACTCCACGGTAATTGTAGATCCACCGCGCCCAGGACTTTCTCGAACGGTTCGGCAAGGGCTAATAAGGCTGGCACCGGAACATATCCTGTATGTCTCCTGTAATCCCTCTACACAGGTTCGAGATGTTCGCTTTCTCCGAAGCAGGGGGTATGAGCTTACGGCCTGTGCTTTCTTTGATATGTATCCCCACACGGCGCATCTGGAGACAGCAGTAGTGTTGAAAAGGGGTTAG